The Flavobacterium sp. 123 genome contains a region encoding:
- a CDS encoding T9SS type B sorting domain-containing protein has product MKKTLFFLFIIFNIQVSAQCWKTVKSGDFHTLGIKTDGTLWVWGSNNYGQLGDGTTTNKNIPTKIGSSSDWQSIFPGELCSFAIKTDGSLWAWGINVYGILGDGSIIDKHIPTRIGNDYNWKFVSNNAYNTLAQKNDNSIWAWGSNSNGTLGNGSNTDSQIPIQVGNETTWKSISAGALFSTGIKNDGTIWAWGSGYYGELGNGNLGNVNTPTQIGILNDWASISASYHTILAKKNDGTLWGWGLNKYGELGDGTTNRSNFPKQIGTSSDWDIIGIGPGNSYGIKTDGTLWTWGANTAGQLGNGNFNNNYSPSQIATNFSIQDISLGNLSATVLTTQKDLYSWGSNEQGQFGNGQFSIKNNTPILISQCPQINSSNAPEISAIPNPNAYCPGSFTEIVKDITLTDPDKITTEIYIQISSGYVKGQDLLKLNNPSSHPTIGVSSFDITTGKLRLYGIGNSTTSAEFEAAIKDVVFNNSSLTPSGTRGFSITIGQANYLPRNKHFYEYVPKTGITWTDAKAEAAIKTYYGLKGYLATLTAADEAQLAGAQASGTGWIGGSDSQTEGVWKWVTGPEAGTVFWNGSINGSTPNFAFWNTNEPNQAGDEDYAHITAPGIGIPGSWNDLKLAGDLSGDYQPKGYVVEYGGMVPGDVDNIKISTSTSLTIAKITATPPSSICASGTTTLQATSTAGTINWYNTNGDNLGTGNSFTTPQLYTTTTFYIDNGCTPRTPITVTVEPLPIANTVIIPRQCDDNQDGKFTFNTAALESTLLGNQTNVTVAYFDQANNPLKDSNGNLITSPFPASFSTTSQTIKAVVKSNSPLHCNSQTTISFIVDDLPEAFTVPQSLTTACDDESNPLNQDGKFAFDTSTFEATILGSQTGMTVTYSDQNGSPLPSPLPNPFVTGTQNILVTVTNPLNTNCIATTTLNFVINPLPIANDITIIQCDSDLAPDGKTLFNLTVNNNLISSNYINENFTYYTSLAGANSGLSTDLISNDLAFENTTPSIMDIWVRVTNKITGCYSVAKITLKVPATNLLSTYTVTVPPVCDDFLDAVNNNRDGIATFDFSWTKVTIQNELPTTSQAYTINYYKNQADALAELNAITNISNYRNIGYPNSQDIWVRIESSLDNACVGLGPYITLKVEALPFANPVIIPRQCDDNHDGIFTFDTANLESTLLGNQTNVTVTYFDQNGDMLPSPFTSSFTTTSQTIKAVVTNNSTLQCYDETSISFIVDDSPEVFAVPSALTTACDDEENPLDQDGKFDFDTSTFEATILGGQTGMIVRYYDQNNIELPSPLPNPFTTESQNVTASVENPLNTNCYATTTLNFVVNPLPKINLNTSGDENELVCSNLPSFFVQLDAGIQDGSATNNYDYIWSKDGNVLTSETAPTLQVNAEGTYTVEVTNSYGCSRIRTIKVTASDVANIESIDIVDLTDINTVTVNVTGKGEYEFSIDDPNGFWQDSNFFNNVPAGIHDVYVKDKNGCGVVSQTIAVIGAPKFFTPNNDGYNDYWSVKGVNETFNSKSTLYIFDRYGKLIKQWVPLLDRGWDGTYNGTPLPSDDYWFTLKLEDGRETKGHFSLKR; this is encoded by the coding sequence ATGAAAAAAACATTATTTTTTTTATTTATTATATTCAATATTCAAGTTAGCGCACAATGTTGGAAAACTGTAAAATCAGGAGATTTTCATACTCTTGGTATAAAAACTGATGGCACACTATGGGTTTGGGGCAGTAACAACTACGGACAATTGGGTGATGGAACAACCACAAATAAAAATATCCCAACAAAAATTGGCAGTTCTAGTGATTGGCAATCTATTTTCCCAGGAGAACTTTGCTCATTTGCCATTAAAACGGATGGTTCACTCTGGGCCTGGGGTATTAATGTATATGGAATACTAGGAGACGGCTCCATTATAGATAAACATATTCCTACAAGAATTGGAAATGATTATAATTGGAAATTTGTTTCAAATAATGCGTATAATACATTAGCACAAAAAAATGATAATTCAATCTGGGCTTGGGGATCAAATAGCAATGGTACATTAGGAAATGGCTCAAATACTGACAGTCAAATTCCTATTCAAGTAGGGAATGAAACAACTTGGAAATCAATTTCGGCAGGAGCCCTTTTTTCAACTGGAATAAAAAATGACGGCACAATTTGGGCATGGGGATCTGGTTACTATGGAGAATTGGGAAATGGAAATTTAGGAAATGTTAATACTCCAACCCAAATTGGAATCTTAAATGATTGGGCTTCCATTTCCGCATCATATCATACAATTTTAGCGAAAAAAAATGATGGCACTTTATGGGGCTGGGGATTGAACAAGTATGGAGAATTAGGTGATGGTACTACAAATCGAAGCAACTTCCCTAAACAGATAGGAACATCTTCAGATTGGGATATCATAGGCATTGGTCCTGGAAATTCTTATGGAATAAAAACGGATGGTACATTATGGACTTGGGGAGCTAACACAGCAGGACAATTAGGTAATGGTAATTTTAACAACAATTACAGCCCGAGTCAAATTGCAACCAATTTTTCCATTCAAGATATTTCGTTAGGAAACCTTTCGGCAACTGTTCTGACAACTCAAAAAGATTTATACAGTTGGGGAAGTAATGAGCAAGGGCAATTTGGCAATGGACAATTTTCAATTAAAAACAACACTCCTATTCTAATCAGTCAATGTCCACAAATCAACTCAAGCAACGCTCCTGAAATTTCAGCAATACCTAATCCTAATGCATATTGTCCCGGAAGTTTTACGGAAATAGTTAAGGATATAACTTTAACTGATCCCGATAAAATAACAACTGAGATTTACATCCAAATCTCATCAGGCTATGTAAAAGGGCAAGATCTATTAAAACTAAATAACCCTAGTTCACATCCAACAATTGGAGTCTCCTCATTTGATATAACTACAGGAAAACTAAGGCTCTATGGGATTGGCAACTCAACAACCTCAGCTGAATTTGAAGCTGCTATTAAAGATGTAGTTTTTAACAATTCCTCATTAACTCCGTCCGGAACACGTGGATTTTCAATTACAATTGGCCAAGCGAATTATTTACCCAGAAACAAACATTTTTATGAATATGTCCCTAAAACGGGTATTACATGGACCGATGCAAAAGCTGAGGCAGCTATAAAAACCTATTATGGTTTAAAAGGCTATTTAGCCACACTGACTGCTGCAGACGAAGCACAGTTAGCGGGAGCACAAGCGTCAGGAACTGGCTGGATTGGCGGAAGTGATTCTCAAACAGAAGGAGTTTGGAAATGGGTTACCGGTCCTGAAGCCGGAACTGTTTTTTGGAATGGAAGCATAAATGGGTCAACTCCAAATTTTGCTTTTTGGAATACAAACGAACCAAACCAAGCAGGCGATGAAGATTATGCTCATATTACCGCTCCTGGAATTGGAATTCCAGGATCTTGGAACGACCTGAAATTAGCAGGTGATTTAAGCGGAGATTATCAACCAAAAGGATATGTTGTTGAATACGGAGGAATGGTACCTGGTGACGTTGACAATATTAAAATTTCCACAAGTACTAGCTTGACAATAGCAAAAATTACAGCTACACCACCAAGTTCTATTTGCGCTTCAGGGACTACTACACTTCAAGCAACTTCAACCGCAGGAACAATAAATTGGTATAATACAAATGGTGATAATCTTGGAACGGGGAATAGTTTCACAACTCCTCAACTCTATACAACTACAACCTTTTATATTGATAACGGATGTACTCCAAGAACACCAATAACTGTAACTGTTGAACCATTACCTATAGCGAATACTGTCATAATTCCAAGGCAGTGCGATGACAATCAAGACGGGAAATTTACTTTTAACACTGCTGCTCTTGAGTCTACCTTATTAGGAAATCAAACAAACGTAACGGTTGCTTATTTTGACCAAGCTAATAATCCATTGAAAGATTCAAACGGAAATTTAATCACAAGTCCATTTCCTGCAAGTTTCTCAACAACATCACAAACAATAAAAGCTGTTGTAAAAAGCAACTCCCCTTTACACTGTAACAGTCAAACAACCATTTCGTTTATTGTTGACGATTTACCCGAAGCTTTTACCGTTCCTCAATCATTAACAACAGCATGTGATGACGAATCAAATCCATTAAATCAAGACGGAAAATTTGCTTTTGACACATCAACATTCGAAGCTACTATTTTAGGAAGTCAAACGGGAATGACAGTTACTTATTCTGATCAAAACGGCAGTCCATTACCAAGTCCGTTACCAAATCCATTTGTTACTGGAACTCAAAATATTTTAGTAACCGTTACAAATCCATTAAATACAAACTGCATCGCAACAACAACTTTAAATTTTGTTATAAATCCGCTACCCATTGCCAACGATATTACTATTATTCAATGTGATAGTGACTTAGCTCCAGATGGAAAAACTCTTTTTAATTTGACTGTAAATAATAATTTAATTTCTTCAAATTACATTAATGAAAATTTTACTTATTATACTTCTTTAGCTGGAGCAAATAGCGGTCTTTCGACAGATTTAATTTCAAATGACTTGGCTTTCGAAAACACTACACCTTCAATAATGGATATTTGGGTTAGAGTCACCAATAAAATTACAGGCTGTTATAGTGTTGCCAAAATAACATTAAAAGTTCCCGCTACTAATCTTCTTTCTACTTATACAGTCACTGTCCCTCCTGTTTGTGATGATTTTTTAGACGCTGTTAACAATAACAGAGATGGAATTGCAACTTTTGATTTCTCTTGGACAAAAGTTACAATACAAAACGAACTACCTACAACAAGTCAAGCATATACTATAAATTATTACAAAAACCAAGCAGATGCCCTAGCTGAACTTAATGCCATTACAAATATTTCAAATTACAGAAATATTGGTTATCCTAACTCACAAGACATTTGGGTTCGAATAGAAAGTAGCCTTGATAATGCTTGTGTGGGTTTAGGTCCTTATATTACTTTAAAAGTTGAAGCCTTGCCTTTTGCAAATCCTGTTATAATACCAAGACAGTGTGATGACAATCATGATGGAATATTCACTTTTGATACCGCTAATCTTGAATCTACTTTATTAGGAAATCAAACAAACGTAACGGTTACTTATTTTGATCAAAATGGGGACATGTTACCAAGTCCATTTACAAGTTCTTTCACAACCACTTCTCAAACTATAAAAGCCGTTGTGACTAATAATTCAACTTTACAATGCTACGACGAAACAAGTATTTCATTTATTGTAGATGATTCACCCGAAGTCTTTGCAGTCCCTTCTGCCTTAACAACTGCCTGTGATGACGAAGAAAATCCTTTGGACCAAGACGGAAAATTTGATTTTGACACATCAACTTTTGAAGCAACTATTCTAGGGGGTCAGACGGGAATGATTGTTAGGTACTACGACCAAAATAATATTGAATTACCAAGTCCATTACCCAATCCATTTACAACCGAATCTCAAAATGTCACTGCCAGCGTTGAAAATCCTTTAAACACAAACTGCTATGCCACTACAACCTTAAATTTTGTTGTAAATCCTCTTCCGAAAATTAATTTGAATACTAGTGGTGACGAAAATGAATTAGTCTGTTCTAATCTTCCAAGCTTTTTTGTCCAACTCGATGCAGGAATTCAAGATGGATCTGCAACGAATAATTACGATTATATTTGGTCAAAAGACGGAAACGTTTTAACAAGTGAAACAGCACCAACATTACAAGTAAATGCAGAAGGAACTTATACAGTAGAAGTAACAAATAGCTATGGCTGCAGCAGAATTCGAACCATAAAAGTTACAGCTTCAGACGTAGCTAATATTGAAAGTATTGATATTGTAGATTTAACGGATATCAATACCGTTACTGTAAATGTTACAGGAAAAGGAGAATACGAATTTAGTATTGACGACCCTAATGGCTTTTGGCAAGACTCTAATTTCTTTAATAATGTACCCGCAGGAATTCACGACGTTTATGTCAAAGACAAAAATGGTTGTGGTGTAGTTAGTCAAACTATTGCGGTTATTGGAGCACCAAAATTCTTTACACCTAACAATGATGGTTATAATGATTATTGGAGTGTAAAAGGAGTAAACGAAACTTTCAATTCAAAATCAACACTCTACATTTTTGACCGATACGGAAAACTAATCAAACAATGGGTTCCGCTTTTAGATCGAGGTTGGGATGGTACTTACAACGGAACGCCTTTACCTTCAGACGATTATTGGTTTACCCTAAAACTAGAAGACGGAAGAGAAACAAAAGGTCATTTTTCACTAAAAAGGTAA
- a CDS encoding T9SS type B sorting domain-containing protein, whose translation MKNAVFLRIILLVLFFSAKTAYATNCDYYSKKVFISNVEDTINYQSSSFLKKIKTTSTDNILPIIKAVGDQVYCPQTSMNIVTDITITDPDNISTDAIYIQISTGYNDSQDVLTLTGLHTTINSNWDLATGRLTLTSSTPDIPVTYIDFIKAIKDVVYTNSSNKPTGNRTFSISTDKLSYLPSNQHFYEFVPSIGIAPNLGIDWGVANDLANARTYNGLKGYLVTILSADENQIAATQQSGTGWIGGSDIGEEGVWKWMTGPEKGITFFYNLESTPAPGIFASNPHGIGSTTNYVNWNRSSPNWYLGIPYYEPNDIYNLYREDEDYAIIIDNNGKGTKGSWNDINYYGESFEGSQQANGFIVEYGGMPGDPEIQIATSTSITIPQITSTTESATCGSGSLTLQASSNLGTINWFENKTGGTPLATGTTFTTPNISKSTTYYIDTEYGFCAKYSTRTPVTATIYNIPVITTTNSRFTLCGPGSITLDAKTTEGTIYWYSEPTGSNLIAVGTSITRDIAVNTTFYVEAVNKNCTTGTRVPVEVVVYKLPIIPDEKLVICKSNKLTIDAKIAEIGMTYLWSTGERTQSIEISKDGVYTVDITRPAPESCTVRKTITVIENPDPIIESIAVDGTIVTIILKNPAIYYEYSIDGINYQSSNVFLNSPAGLQTAFVRETNGCSNVTENFIVLSMPKFFTPNNDSYNDFWEVKGLNNYPEAIVTIFDRYGKLITQLDASSPKWDGTFNGLLLPADDYWFTLKLEDGRETKGHFSLKR comes from the coding sequence ATGAAAAATGCAGTTTTTTTAAGAATAATACTACTAGTACTATTTTTTAGTGCTAAAACTGCATATGCAACTAATTGTGATTATTATTCAAAGAAAGTTTTTATTTCAAATGTAGAAGATACTATTAATTACCAATCATCTTCTTTTTTAAAAAAAATTAAAACTACATCAACTGATAATATTCTTCCAATAATTAAGGCCGTAGGAGATCAGGTATATTGCCCACAAACCTCCATGAATATTGTTACTGATATTACTATAACTGATCCTGATAATATAAGCACAGATGCAATCTATATTCAAATTTCAACTGGATATAATGATTCACAAGACGTATTAACCCTCACTGGATTGCATACTACAATAAATTCTAATTGGGATTTAGCTACTGGAAGATTAACTCTGACAAGTTCAACACCAGATATTCCGGTAACTTATATTGATTTTATTAAAGCAATTAAAGATGTTGTTTATACAAATTCATCTAATAAACCAACAGGAAACAGAACCTTTTCAATTAGTACCGATAAACTTAGTTATTTGCCATCAAACCAGCATTTTTATGAGTTTGTTCCAAGTATTGGAATTGCTCCAAATTTAGGAATTGATTGGGGTGTCGCAAATGACTTGGCTAATGCAAGAACCTACAACGGATTAAAAGGATATTTAGTAACTATTTTATCTGCAGATGAAAACCAAATAGCTGCAACTCAACAATCAGGAACAGGATGGATTGGAGGATCTGATATAGGAGAAGAAGGAGTATGGAAATGGATGACCGGCCCCGAAAAAGGAATTACTTTTTTTTACAATCTAGAATCTACTCCTGCTCCTGGAATATTTGCTTCTAATCCACACGGTATTGGTTCAACTACCAACTATGTCAATTGGAATAGAAGCAGTCCAAACTGGTATCTTGGAATTCCTTATTATGAACCCAATGATATTTATAATTTATATAGAGAAGATGAAGATTATGCTATTATTATAGATAATAATGGCAAAGGAACTAAGGGATCTTGGAATGATATCAATTACTATGGCGAATCATTTGAAGGCTCGCAACAAGCTAATGGATTTATTGTAGAATATGGTGGAATGCCTGGTGATCCAGAAATACAGATAGCAACAAGCACCTCAATTACTATCCCGCAAATTACAAGTACAACCGAATCAGCAACCTGTGGATCTGGCAGTTTAACTTTACAAGCAAGTTCTAATTTAGGAACAATTAATTGGTTTGAAAATAAAACTGGCGGAACTCCTTTAGCAACAGGCACTACTTTTACAACACCCAATATTTCAAAAAGCACCACGTATTATATAGATACTGAATATGGATTTTGCGCAAAATATTCTACACGAACTCCAGTTACAGCAACTATTTATAATATCCCTGTAATTACAACTACTAATTCTAGATTTACTTTATGTGGACCCGGAAGCATAACCCTCGACGCAAAAACAACGGAAGGAACAATATATTGGTATAGCGAGCCAACCGGAAGTAATTTAATTGCGGTAGGAACAAGTATAACAAGAGATATTGCTGTAAATACAACATTTTATGTAGAAGCTGTAAATAAAAATTGTACAACTGGAACAAGAGTTCCTGTGGAAGTAGTTGTCTATAAACTACCCATTATTCCAGACGAAAAATTAGTTATTTGCAAGTCAAACAAACTAACTATTGACGCTAAAATAGCAGAAATAGGAATGACTTATTTATGGTCAACAGGAGAAAGAACACAATCAATCGAAATTTCTAAAGACGGCGTATATACTGTAGATATTACTCGTCCAGCTCCTGAAAGTTGTACCGTCAGAAAAACAATAACTGTCATTGAAAATCCAGATCCAATAATAGAATCAATAGCCGTTGATGGGACTATAGTAACGATAATTCTAAAAAATCCTGCTATTTATTATGAGTATTCAATAGATGGTATCAATTATCAATCATCAAATGTTTTTCTAAATTCACCTGCTGGTCTTCAAACTGCATTTGTAAGAGAAACAAATGGTTGCAGCAATGTAACTGAAAATTTTATAGTACTAAGTATGCCTAAATTTTTCACTCCAAACAATGATTCTTATAATGATTTTTGGGAAGTAAAAGGTTTAAATAATTATCCTGAAGCTATTGTTACTATTTTTGACAGATATGGAAAACTGATTACGCAACTTGATGCTTCCTCTCCAAAATGGGACGGAACATTTAACGGTTTGCTTTTGCCTGCTGATGATTATTGGTTTACCCTAAAACTGGAAGACGGAAGAGAAACAAAAGGTCACTTTTCGTTGAAAAGATAA
- the folK gene encoding 2-amino-4-hydroxy-6-hydroxymethyldihydropteridine diphosphokinase, with amino-acid sequence MKSQHQVILSIGTNQGNRLENVERCIQLIHQEIGTVVKVSKVYETPSWGFDSEAFYNCALVLHTSHTSHLILEQALRIEKKMGRVRNLDLGYQSRIIDIDLIAFDAEIIDTESLQIPHPLLQNRKFVLLPMQDLNLDWVHPVLNKSIPELIAITPDESVCEMVQNLKAPLEKIPLEQFNYVAFEGNIGAGKTTLATKIAEDFNAKTVLERFADNPFLPKFYEDQNRYAFPLEMSFLADRYKQLSDDLAQFDLFKDFIVADYHIFKSLIFAKITLAEDESRLYRTLFDIVYREMPKPDLYIYLYQNSERLLQNIKKRNRSYEQNIPAEYLDKINSGYLDYIKSQTDLNVLIIDVSNRDFVNKHEDYLYILDEIQKKIT; translated from the coding sequence ATGAAATCACAACATCAGGTCATTTTATCGATAGGGACAAATCAAGGCAATCGTTTGGAAAACGTTGAGCGTTGTATACAATTGATTCATCAAGAGATTGGTACCGTAGTTAAAGTTTCAAAAGTTTATGAAACACCTTCTTGGGGATTTGATAGTGAAGCTTTTTATAATTGCGCTTTAGTATTGCATACCTCCCATACTTCTCATTTAATTTTAGAGCAAGCTTTAAGAATTGAAAAAAAAATGGGGCGTGTTCGAAATTTAGATTTAGGCTATCAATCCCGAATTATTGATATTGATTTGATTGCTTTTGATGCTGAAATTATTGATACGGAAAGTCTCCAAATTCCACATCCTTTGCTACAGAACAGAAAATTTGTTTTGCTGCCTATGCAAGATTTGAATCTAGATTGGGTACATCCTGTTTTGAATAAGTCCATACCTGAATTGATTGCAATAACTCCAGATGAAAGTGTTTGTGAAATGGTTCAAAATTTGAAAGCCCCTTTAGAAAAAATTCCTTTAGAACAGTTTAATTATGTTGCTTTTGAAGGAAATATTGGTGCTGGCAAGACCACTTTGGCAACAAAAATAGCGGAAGATTTTAATGCTAAAACAGTATTGGAACGTTTTGCAGACAATCCTTTTTTACCAAAATTTTACGAAGATCAAAATAGATATGCATTTCCACTTGAAATGTCGTTTCTAGCGGATAGATACAAACAATTGTCAGACGATTTGGCTCAATTTGATTTGTTTAAGGATTTTATTGTAGCTGATTATCATATTTTTAAATCTTTGATTTTTGCCAAAATTACTTTGGCGGAAGATGAATCTCGATTGTATCGCACATTGTTTGATATTGTATACAGAGAAATGCCAAAACCCGATTTGTATATTTATTTGTATCAAAATTCAGAAAGGCTTTTGCAAAATATAAAGAAAAGAAACAGAAGCTATGAGCAGAACATTCCTGCCGAATATTTAGATAAAATTAATTCTGGATACTTGGATTATATTAAATCTCAAACGGATTTGAATGTGTTGATTATTGATGTTTCTAATCGAGATTTTGTAAATAAGCACGAGGATTACCTTTATATTTTAGATGAAATCCAAAAGAAAATAACTTAG
- the sppA gene encoding signal peptide peptidase SppA: MKFLGNVLATVIGIFIFLMLCLFGIVLIGTIFGGEAEGVEVKGNSVIELNLEDVKNDYAGKYKDPWMTIFADKKHIGLTDVIHAIEEAKTDNNIKGISILNDDSPLGMAQSKALRDALEDFKKSGKFIMAYANSFSQKEYYLNSIANTVYLNPVGDMDFKGLSSEVMFFKDLQEKSGVKMEVIRHGKYKSAVEPFLENKMSDANRQQITALLNSIWISVTNDISKSRNISVAKLNQIANGLLARTPQMAKAQKLVDVVAYEDVYHAAIKKALDVDSSEDYNKVSIRDYTINSTTTSKISDANDEIAIIYAQGEIQSGEGDVNVIGEGSMRRSLQEARKNDKIKAVVLRINSPGGNALTSDLIWREVELTKKVKPVVVSMGNYAASGGYYIACNANKIFAENNTITGSIGVFGILPNFSQLATKIGIHVEQVKTHENSANYSPFVPLDEKFKAVTLEGVEHIYRTFVTHVAEGRKMTFAQVDAIAQGRVWTGADAIKIGLVDKIGGLDDAIKEAASLAKIKTYSTQNFPEYEKNFDDILENLPFAKSKEAFIKEEIGEENYLVLEQIKRIQTQKGIQVIMPFTITIE; this comes from the coding sequence ATGAAATTTTTAGGAAACGTATTAGCAACAGTCATTGGTATTTTTATTTTTTTGATGCTATGCTTATTTGGGATTGTACTAATAGGAACTATTTTTGGAGGAGAAGCGGAGGGTGTTGAAGTAAAAGGAAATTCAGTTATCGAATTAAATTTAGAGGACGTAAAAAACGATTATGCTGGAAAATACAAAGATCCTTGGATGACTATTTTTGCAGACAAAAAACACATAGGCCTCACTGATGTTATACATGCCATCGAAGAAGCAAAAACCGACAATAATATCAAAGGAATCTCAATACTAAACGACGATTCTCCGTTAGGAATGGCTCAAAGCAAAGCATTACGTGATGCTCTAGAAGATTTCAAAAAATCAGGAAAGTTTATAATGGCCTACGCCAATTCTTTTTCACAAAAAGAATATTATTTAAATTCTATAGCCAATACCGTTTATTTAAACCCTGTTGGCGATATGGATTTCAAAGGATTATCCTCAGAAGTTATGTTTTTCAAAGACCTTCAAGAAAAATCTGGCGTAAAAATGGAAGTAATTCGTCATGGCAAATACAAAAGTGCTGTGGAACCTTTTCTTGAAAATAAAATGAGTGATGCTAATAGACAACAAATCACAGCATTGTTAAATTCCATCTGGATTTCAGTTACAAATGACATTTCAAAAAGCAGAAATATATCTGTCGCTAAACTAAACCAGATTGCAAATGGTCTTTTGGCAAGAACACCGCAAATGGCAAAAGCACAAAAATTAGTAGATGTTGTTGCTTATGAAGATGTGTACCATGCCGCTATTAAAAAAGCATTAGATGTTGATTCTTCAGAAGATTACAATAAAGTATCCATTAGAGATTACACCATAAATAGCACTACAACTTCAAAAATATCAGATGCTAATGACGAAATTGCCATTATTTATGCACAAGGAGAAATTCAAAGTGGAGAAGGTGATGTCAATGTTATTGGAGAAGGTTCCATGCGAAGATCGCTTCAAGAAGCAAGAAAAAATGACAAAATAAAAGCAGTTGTGCTTCGTATTAATAGCCCTGGTGGAAATGCTTTAACATCAGATTTAATCTGGAGAGAAGTTGAATTGACAAAAAAAGTTAAACCAGTTGTGGTTTCTATGGGGAATTATGCTGCTTCGGGCGGATATTATATAGCTTGTAACGCAAACAAAATTTTTGCCGAAAATAACACTATAACTGGATCGATAGGTGTTTTTGGTATATTACCTAATTTTAGTCAGCTTGCTACAAAAATAGGTATTCATGTAGAACAAGTAAAAACACATGAAAATTCAGCAAACTATAGTCCTTTTGTCCCTTTGGACGAAAAATTCAAAGCCGTAACGCTTGAAGGTGTTGAACATATTTATAGAACATTTGTCACTCATGTAGCAGAGGGAAGAAAAATGACTTTTGCGCAAGTAGACGCTATTGCTCAAGGACGAGTTTGGACTGGTGCTGATGCTATAAAAATAGGACTTGTTGATAAAATTGGCGGTTTAGATGACGCTATTAAAGAAGCTGCTTCTCTGGCAAAAATAAAAACCTACAGCACTCAAAACTTTCCTGAATACGAGAAAAATTTTGATGATATTCTAGAAAATCTGCCTTTTGCAAAATCAAAAGAAGCTTTTATAAAAGAAGAAATTGGCGAGGAAAACTATTTGGTACTAGAACAAATAAAAAGAATTCAGACACAAAAAGGAATTCAAGTAATCATGCCTTTTACAATTACGATTGAATAA